A genomic window from Flavobacterium johnsoniae includes:
- a CDS encoding peptidase M61 translates to MKKILYTLALAVTFWSCKTGTGAAKSNTVEVNINLTDVKDDKVLVTVTPPAIKTDEIIYSIPKTVPGTYSTDNYGKYSEDFKAFDAKGNALTVKRLDDNSWSISNAKTLKKITYLVNDTFDTEKGTGFGNDDVFSPAGTNIDAGKNFMLNTHGFVGYFQDKLDVPYKVTITHPDTLWGATSMTDEDASNTSDVFSTSRYAILVENPIMYSKPDYTTFNVNGMDILIAVYSPTGKYTAESITPEMKTMMTAQKNFLGKVNSTKKYTVLVYLSSMAKDDAHGFGALEHPTATTVVLPESMPKEKLVETMKDVVSHEFFHIVTPLTIHSKEIQFFDYNAPKMSEHLWMYEGVTEYFANLFQINQGLIDEAEFYTRIADKIEQAKGLNDTMSFTVMSKNVLEQPYKDQYLNVYQKGALIGMCIDIIIREKSNGERGILDLMHKLSDEYGVEKPFNDDELFAKITSLTYPEVGEFLNKYVAGTTPIPYDFYLAKVGVAKATEKKPGNPFIKGQIPNITIDKATKEITVRSESESIEFYKNLKLKGGDKILTVNDKSYNLDNIYDLITESENWKENDPITLKVKRGAKEETIKGTVKLPYEEAETFKATDASKEKLKNAWLKG, encoded by the coding sequence ATGAAAAAAATACTTTACACCTTAGCTCTAGCGGTTACATTTTGGAGCTGTAAAACAGGAACTGGAGCCGCAAAAAGCAATACGGTAGAAGTTAATATCAATCTAACCGACGTTAAAGACGATAAAGTGCTGGTAACAGTAACGCCTCCAGCCATTAAAACTGACGAAATTATTTATAGTATTCCGAAAACAGTTCCTGGAACTTATTCTACAGATAATTACGGAAAATATTCAGAAGATTTCAAAGCCTTTGATGCTAAAGGAAATGCATTGACTGTAAAAAGATTAGACGACAATTCTTGGTCTATCTCAAATGCAAAAACTTTAAAGAAAATCACTTATCTAGTAAACGATACTTTCGATACTGAAAAAGGAACAGGATTTGGTAATGATGACGTTTTTTCTCCAGCAGGAACTAATATTGATGCAGGCAAAAACTTCATGTTAAATACTCATGGTTTTGTTGGATATTTTCAAGATAAATTAGATGTTCCGTACAAAGTTACTATTACACATCCTGACACACTTTGGGGAGCAACATCTATGACTGATGAAGATGCTAGCAATACTTCAGATGTATTTTCAACATCTCGTTATGCTATTTTAGTAGAAAACCCGATTATGTATTCTAAACCAGATTACACTACTTTTAATGTAAATGGAATGGATATTTTAATTGCAGTTTACTCTCCTACTGGGAAATATACAGCAGAAAGCATTACGCCAGAAATGAAAACCATGATGACGGCGCAGAAAAACTTTTTAGGAAAAGTAAATTCTACTAAAAAATATACTGTTTTAGTATATTTATCAAGTATGGCAAAAGATGACGCACATGGTTTTGGAGCTTTAGAACATCCTACAGCAACAACTGTAGTTCTGCCAGAATCAATGCCAAAAGAAAAATTAGTTGAAACGATGAAAGATGTAGTTTCTCACGAGTTTTTCCACATTGTTACGCCATTGACAATTCATTCAAAAGAAATTCAATTCTTTGATTATAATGCGCCAAAAATGTCTGAGCATTTATGGATGTATGAAGGTGTTACAGAATATTTTGCTAATCTTTTTCAAATCAATCAAGGTTTAATTGATGAAGCAGAATTCTACACTAGAATTGCAGATAAAATCGAGCAAGCTAAAGGATTAAACGATACAATGTCATTTACTGTAATGAGTAAAAACGTTTTAGAGCAACCTTATAAAGATCAATATTTAAACGTATATCAAAAAGGTGCTTTAATCGGAATGTGTATTGATATTATCATTAGAGAAAAAAGCAACGGAGAAAGAGGTATTTTAGATTTAATGCACAAATTATCTGATGAATATGGTGTTGAAAAACCATTTAATGATGATGAATTATTTGCTAAAATCACTTCATTAACTTATCCAGAAGTTGGAGAATTCTTAAACAAATATGTAGCAGGAACAACTCCAATTCCTTATGATTTTTATTTAGCTAAAGTTGGTGTTGCAAAAGCAACTGAGAAAAAACCTGGGAATCCGTTTATTAAAGGACAAATTCCAAATATTACAATTGACAAAGCAACAAAAGAAATTACTGTTCGTTCTGAGTCTGAATCAATTGAATTCTATAAAAACCTTAAATTAAAAGGAGGCGATAAAATTTTAACCGTAAACGACAAATCATATAATTTAGACAACATTTATGATTTGATTACTGAAAGTGAAAACTGGAAAGAAAATGATCCAATTACTCTTAAAGTAAAACGCGGTGCCAAAGAAGAAACAATTAAAGGAACTGTGAAATTGCCATACGAAGAAGCTGAAACTTTTAAAGCTACAGATGCTTCAAAAGAGAAACTTAAAAATGCATGGTTAAAAGGATAA
- a CDS encoding GH92 family glycosyl hydrolase, translating into MLQKTPFCFVAGALLFAFSLSTNAQKKNSELKNLIQYVDPMIGTAKMGHTYPGATVPFGSVQLSPETDTIAYSLNGKYNGEVYKYCAGYQYEDKTIVGFSHTHFSGTGHSDLGDFLIMPTTGKLQLNPGVASKPLSGYRSAFSHSTEKAEPAYYSVFLEDHKIKAELTATTRVGMHQYTFPKSDEAHIILDLTSGIYNYDKKNVWTFVRVENDTLITGYRQTNGWARTRTVYFAMSFSKPIKSYGQTAQEKSVYKGFWGRFDQTKNFPEMAGQNLKLFFDFDTNEGEKIKIKMALSPVSSAGALENMKKEIPNWDFEKVKKQSQEVWNKELNKVQVETIQKEDLVNFYTAMYHAFLGPTEYMDLDRNYKGLDMNVHKAENFTNYTSYSLWDTYRALHPLFNIVQPKRNADMVSSMLAHSDQSVHKMLPIWSHYANENWCMIGYHSVSVVADAIVKGNISFDAEKALQACVNTAKVPYYDGLEYYMKQGYVPEDKNGSSVSKTLEYAYDDWAIAQAAKKLGKTDIYNEFIERSKNYRNVYDEKTGFMRPKLNDGTFKKEFDPLDTHGQGFIEGNSWNYSLYVPQDPADMIKMMGGNDKFKVRLDSLFNMHLPDKYFENTEDITRDGIIGNYVHGNEPSHHVVYLYNWTDSPWKSQDKIRMILKKMYRNGADGLGGNDDFGQMSAWYIFSSLGFYPVAPGSDEYALGSPLMKNAILNLENGKTFEVATVNQSDKNVFVSKVLLNGKQLSRPFLKHEDVINGGKITFYMSSKPNKKKN; encoded by the coding sequence ATGTTGCAAAAAACTCCTTTTTGTTTTGTAGCTGGAGCATTGTTATTTGCTTTTTCTCTTTCTACAAATGCACAGAAAAAAAACAGCGAACTTAAAAATCTAATTCAATACGTTGATCCGATGATTGGGACAGCAAAAATGGGACATACTTATCCGGGCGCAACTGTACCTTTTGGAAGCGTACAATTGAGTCCAGAAACCGATACAATCGCTTATAGTTTAAATGGAAAATACAATGGCGAAGTCTATAAATATTGTGCAGGTTATCAATATGAAGACAAAACGATTGTAGGTTTTAGTCACACGCATTTCAGCGGAACAGGACATTCAGATTTGGGCGATTTCTTAATTATGCCAACAACAGGAAAATTGCAATTGAATCCAGGTGTTGCTTCAAAACCTTTGTCAGGTTACAGATCAGCATTTTCTCATTCTACAGAAAAAGCAGAACCAGCTTATTACAGCGTTTTTCTAGAAGACCATAAAATTAAAGCAGAATTGACGGCAACAACTCGTGTTGGAATGCATCAATACACTTTTCCAAAGTCTGATGAAGCGCATATTATCTTAGATCTTACTTCTGGAATTTACAATTATGATAAAAAGAATGTTTGGACTTTTGTTCGTGTAGAAAACGATACTTTAATTACGGGTTATCGCCAGACAAATGGTTGGGCGAGAACTAGAACGGTTTATTTTGCAATGTCTTTCAGCAAACCAATAAAAAGCTACGGACAAACAGCGCAAGAAAAAAGTGTGTATAAAGGTTTTTGGGGAAGATTTGATCAAACGAAAAATTTCCCTGAAATGGCTGGACAAAACTTAAAATTATTCTTTGATTTTGATACCAATGAAGGCGAAAAAATCAAAATTAAAATGGCGCTTTCGCCTGTAAGTTCAGCGGGAGCATTAGAAAATATGAAAAAAGAAATTCCGAATTGGGATTTCGAAAAAGTAAAAAAACAAAGCCAAGAAGTTTGGAATAAAGAATTGAATAAAGTTCAGGTAGAAACGATTCAAAAAGAAGATTTAGTTAATTTCTATACCGCAATGTATCATGCCTTTTTAGGTCCAACAGAATACATGGATTTAGATCGAAATTATAAAGGTCTGGATATGAATGTTCATAAAGCAGAAAACTTTACCAATTACACAAGTTATTCACTTTGGGATACTTATAGAGCTTTGCATCCGTTATTCAACATCGTACAGCCAAAAAGAAACGCAGATATGGTAAGTTCAATGTTGGCGCATTCAGATCAAAGTGTACATAAAATGCTTCCGATTTGGTCACATTATGCGAATGAAAATTGGTGTATGATTGGGTATCATTCGGTTTCTGTTGTAGCAGATGCAATTGTAAAAGGCAATATTAGTTTTGATGCCGAAAAAGCGCTTCAAGCTTGTGTAAATACTGCTAAAGTTCCTTATTATGATGGATTGGAATATTACATGAAACAAGGTTATGTTCCAGAAGACAAAAATGGTTCTTCGGTTTCTAAAACTTTAGAATATGCTTACGACGATTGGGCAATTGCGCAGGCAGCGAAGAAATTAGGAAAAACGGATATTTATAATGAATTCATAGAAAGATCTAAAAATTATAGAAACGTTTACGACGAAAAAACAGGTTTCATGCGTCCGAAATTAAATGACGGAACTTTCAAAAAAGAATTCGATCCGCTTGATACGCATGGACAAGGTTTTATAGAAGGAAATTCGTGGAATTACAGTTTATACGTTCCACAAGATCCTGCTGATATGATTAAAATGATGGGAGGAAATGATAAATTTAAAGTTCGTTTAGATTCTTTATTCAACATGCATCTTCCAGATAAATATTTCGAAAACACAGAAGATATTACAAGAGACGGAATTATCGGAAATTATGTTCACGGAAATGAGCCTTCTCATCACGTGGTTTATTTGTACAATTGGACAGATTCTCCTTGGAAATCGCAAGATAAAATCAGAATGATTTTGAAAAAAATGTACCGAAATGGTGCAGATGGTTTAGGAGGAAATGACGATTTCGGGCAAATGAGCGCTTGGTATATTTTTAGCAGTTTAGGATTTTATCCCGTTGCGCCAGGTTCAGACGAATACGCATTAGGAAGTCCGTTAATGAAAAATGCTATTTTGAATTTAGAAAACGGAAAAACTTTTGAAGTTGCAACGGTCAATCAATCTGATAAAAATGTGTTTGTTTCGAAAGTACTTTTGAATGGAAAACAACTTTCTAGACCATTCTTAAAACATGAAGATGTTATAAACGGAGGAAAAATTACTTTTTATATGAGTAGTAAACCGAATAAAAAGAAAAATTAA
- a CDS encoding DUF2805 domain-containing protein: MKKSSRKELTWEQTERLVSLALEEKNPFEIIKKEFGLAEKEVLEIMKKKMPLEKFEMWKKKAIANKPKPKPVKIDDFDEDLDGKYYIKNKLD, translated from the coding sequence ATGAAAAAGAGTAGCCGCAAAGAATTGACTTGGGAGCAAACCGAAAGACTTGTTTCGTTAGCTTTAGAAGAAAAAAATCCATTTGAAATTATAAAAAAAGAATTTGGATTAGCAGAAAAAGAAGTTCTGGAAATCATGAAAAAGAAGATGCCTCTTGAAAAATTTGAGATGTGGAAAAAGAAGGCAATCGCAAACAAACCAAAACCAAAACCAGTAAAAATAGATGATTTTGATGAAGATTTGGATGGAAAATATTATATAAAAAATAAACTAGACTAA